A DNA window from Providencia huaxiensis contains the following coding sequences:
- the gpU gene encoding phage tail terminator protein, translating into MIKHTKIRELVIEGLKASIPKLSTYDGRPVNFDENELPVVAVYLTEPRPDPKYLDSNQWTAILHIELFLKAAKTDSDLDKWVEEKLYPAIKNITNLGDVLTDMTPRGFDYDRDDEMALWASVDITYQIEYEM; encoded by the coding sequence GTGATTAAGCACACCAAGATCCGCGAGCTAGTGATTGAGGGCCTCAAAGCTAGCATTCCAAAATTATCAACTTATGACGGGCGACCCGTCAACTTCGATGAAAATGAACTGCCTGTTGTTGCTGTTTATTTAACTGAGCCTCGCCCAGACCCAAAGTACCTTGATAGCAATCAATGGACAGCCATTCTTCATATTGAGCTGTTTTTAAAAGCGGCCAAAACCGATTCTGATTTAGATAAATGGGTAGAAGAAAAACTGTATCCAGCAATCAAAAACATAACCAATTTAGGTGACGTATTAACCGATATGACGCCAAGGGGGTTTGATTACGATCGCGATGATGAAATGGCGCTATGGGCTTCGGTTGATATCACTTACCAAATTGAATATGAAATGTAA
- a CDS encoding phage tail protein: MTMKGKDEAIRNLNIIVEKVTPVATAQAINRIAARAVSRSVKQVSKEVKIQQKIIRKRVRLKKASAKHGTPKARITVNRGNLPAIVLGTARVQLSRSRGIERRHGSVLKVGKFTFKGAFIQQLKNGKWHVMQRLSLSRYPIDVVKIPVSKPLTEAFEEHAVKVREEDMSKEMRDALNNQLRLYFKGG, translated from the coding sequence ATGACGATGAAGGGGAAGGATGAAGCGATTCGAAACCTTAACATTATTGTTGAGAAAGTCACTCCCGTTGCAACAGCTCAAGCGATAAATCGTATTGCTGCTCGAGCAGTAAGTCGCAGTGTTAAGCAAGTTTCTAAAGAAGTCAAAATCCAACAGAAGATCATCCGCAAGCGCGTAAGGCTCAAAAAGGCCAGTGCAAAGCATGGCACCCCTAAAGCGCGGATCACTGTGAACAGGGGGAATTTGCCCGCTATTGTACTTGGTACAGCGCGCGTTCAATTATCCCGAAGTCGAGGGATTGAGCGACGACATGGCAGTGTTTTAAAAGTGGGTAAATTCACCTTTAAAGGCGCATTTATTCAACAGTTAAAAAATGGTAAATGGCACGTCATGCAACGACTCAGTTTAAGTCGTTACCCGATTGATGTTGTTAAAATACCCGTTTCTAAACCGCTAACGGAAGCCTTTGAAGAGCATGCAGTTAAAGTCCGTGAGGAGGACATGAGTAAAGAAATGCGTGATGCCTTAAATAACCAATTACGGCTGTATTTTAAGGGGGGGTAG
- a CDS encoding ATP-binding protein: MSAFERLTDRLDALTTKRMGKPISINGIDHIGVDSHFLPEFGPVTGDGLSYVIFSTGYQPRKNDKVAAGGCHYLVTRFQRFNGKWMIFLEDDDDEGEG; this comes from the coding sequence ATGAGTGCGTTTGAGAGGTTAACAGATCGACTGGACGCACTCACCACTAAACGAATGGGAAAGCCTATATCTATTAACGGTATAGACCACATCGGGGTGGATTCTCACTTTTTACCTGAATTCGGCCCCGTAACAGGAGATGGGCTTTCTTATGTCATTTTTTCGACGGGTTATCAACCCAGAAAAAACGACAAAGTGGCTGCTGGTGGTTGCCATTATTTAGTGACTCGTTTTCAGCGATTTAATGGCAAGTGGATGATTTTTTTAGAGGATGATGACGATGAAGGGGAAGGATGA
- a CDS encoding DUF2190 family protein, with product MAKNYQQQGLTVEIKNTGATAIISGDLVMVGALACIAATNIEPGETGDGFAEGVFLLKKKAGVALTAGQAVTGDKGGVADKGGVPVGITWEAAEAGAELVPVKLNIFPAAAVAGG from the coding sequence ATGGCTAAGAATTATCAACAACAAGGGTTAACTGTTGAAATTAAAAATACAGGTGCAACCGCTATTATCAGTGGCGATTTGGTCATGGTGGGTGCATTAGCTTGTATCGCTGCAACAAATATTGAACCAGGGGAAACTGGTGATGGATTTGCTGAAGGTGTCTTTTTACTAAAGAAAAAGGCGGGCGTTGCATTAACGGCAGGTCAAGCGGTGACAGGTGATAAAGGGGGTGTTGCAGATAAAGGCGGCGTTCCTGTTGGTATTACATGGGAGGCGGCTGAAGCTGGCGCGGAATTAGTACCCGTAAAACTTAATATTTTCCCAGCGGCAGCGGTAGCAGGTGGCTAA
- a CDS encoding ClpP-like prohead protease/major capsid protein fusion protein translates to MLPKNSTTMSKPLMSAPEKSWFQMKATSETSADIYIYDEIGMWGISAKRFTEDLISLGNINHINLHIHSPGGEVFEGIAIYNQLKNHNANITVYIDGLAASMASVIAMVGDEVKMPKNAMMMIHKPWGVSWGDANDMRDYADLLDKVENVLIPAYMEKTGKTKEEIEAMLGEETWLTAEECVEHGFANTVIEPVKAMASLSSKRIEEFKSMPKSLQNTLKNSLANPRNTITSNAPATEPAPQSQNPTNTQQPDTAGIQAQARQAEQTRMNDIKDLFAMFGGKHDSIMVECLTDINCTVDQAKDQILDLVAKEATPTNKNNYGAHIYANNGNIVGDSVRASLMARAGYDEAHADNPYNCMTLRELARMSLTDRGVGIATRNSMQMVGMAFTHGTSDFGNILLDVANKSILQGWNEAPETFEKWTKKGHLGDFKPATRVGMGGFNSIREVREGAEYKYVTTGDKKATIALATYGELFSITRQAIINDDMSMLTDIPMKLGRAAKATIGDLVYAILMDNVIFSGDNIKMFDAKHANLTSGGMDVDTIAAACALMQEQKEGERELNIEPAFMLVPTALATSAKQVIGSSSVKGADINAGIINPIKDIVEVIRESRLSRGASKDKPTWFLTSAQGTDTIEVAYLDGVDTPYIDQEEGFSSDGVTTKVRIDAGVAPVDYRGMVRVDTK, encoded by the coding sequence ATGCTACCAAAAAACAGCACGACGATGAGTAAACCGCTAATGTCGGCACCGGAGAAAAGCTGGTTTCAAATGAAGGCAACCAGTGAGACTTCAGCCGATATTTATATTTATGACGAAATTGGGATGTGGGGGATAAGTGCAAAGCGATTTACCGAAGATTTAATTTCCCTTGGCAATATCAACCATATCAACCTTCATATTCATTCACCCGGCGGTGAGGTTTTTGAGGGTATCGCCATTTATAACCAGCTCAAAAACCACAATGCCAACATTACGGTTTATATCGATGGGTTAGCGGCTTCCATGGCGTCCGTTATTGCCATGGTGGGTGACGAAGTCAAAATGCCAAAAAATGCCATGATGATGATCCATAAACCTTGGGGTGTGTCGTGGGGTGATGCCAATGATATGCGAGATTATGCTGATCTGCTCGATAAGGTCGAAAACGTCTTAATTCCCGCCTACATGGAAAAAACTGGGAAAACCAAAGAAGAAATTGAAGCCATGCTCGGCGAAGAGACATGGTTAACGGCAGAAGAGTGCGTGGAGCACGGTTTTGCTAATACTGTGATTGAGCCGGTTAAAGCCATGGCCAGTCTTTCATCTAAACGCATCGAGGAATTTAAATCCATGCCGAAATCATTACAAAACACCTTGAAAAATAGCTTAGCTAACCCACGAAACACAATAACATCAAACGCACCGGCGACAGAGCCTGCACCACAATCACAAAACCCAACCAATACACAACAACCTGATACTGCAGGCATTCAAGCGCAAGCACGACAAGCCGAGCAAACGCGCATGAATGACATTAAAGATCTATTTGCGATGTTTGGTGGTAAGCATGACAGCATCATGGTTGAGTGCCTGACAGATATCAACTGCACCGTTGATCAGGCAAAAGATCAAATTTTAGATTTGGTTGCTAAGGAGGCGACACCAACAAATAAAAACAATTACGGTGCTCATATTTATGCAAATAACGGCAATATCGTGGGTGATAGCGTCCGAGCATCATTAATGGCGCGTGCAGGATATGATGAAGCGCATGCTGATAACCCTTATAACTGCATGACATTACGTGAATTGGCTCGCATGTCATTAACGGATCGTGGCGTTGGTATTGCGACTCGTAACTCAATGCAAATGGTTGGCATGGCCTTTACTCACGGCACATCTGACTTTGGTAATATTTTGTTAGATGTAGCAAATAAATCTATTTTGCAAGGTTGGAATGAAGCGCCAGAAACGTTTGAAAAATGGACGAAAAAAGGACACTTGGGCGACTTTAAACCGGCTACCCGTGTTGGAATGGGCGGGTTTAACTCCATCCGTGAAGTTCGCGAAGGAGCAGAATACAAATACGTGACTACGGGTGACAAAAAGGCAACTATCGCACTGGCAACTTACGGTGAGTTATTCAGCATTACTCGCCAAGCTATCATTAACGATGATATGTCGATGCTCACTGATATTCCGATGAAACTAGGTCGTGCAGCCAAAGCGACCATTGGTGACTTGGTTTACGCCATTCTTATGGATAACGTAATTTTCAGCGGTGATAACATTAAAATGTTTGATGCAAAACACGCAAACTTAACCAGTGGCGGCATGGATGTTGATACGATTGCGGCTGCTTGTGCGTTAATGCAAGAGCAAAAAGAAGGTGAGCGTGAGTTAAATATTGAACCTGCATTTATGCTGGTTCCAACGGCCTTAGCAACTTCTGCCAAACAAGTTATTGGTTCTAGCAGTGTTAAAGGTGCGGATATCAACGCGGGGATCATTAACCCAATCAAAGATATTGTTGAAGTTATCCGTGAATCTCGTTTATCTCGTGGCGCGAGTAAAGATAAACCAACGTGGTTCCTGACCTCGGCACAAGGTACAGATACCATTGAAGTTGCTTACCTTGATGGTGTTGATACGCCTTACATTGACCAAGAAGAAGGATTCAGCTCTGACGGTGTAACCACTAAAGTTCGTATCGATGCAGGGGTTGCCCCAGTAGATTATCGCGGCATGGTTCGTGTTGATACGAAATAA
- a CDS encoding phage portal protein: MNFLDKAISVISPGWASSRLRSRNQILAYEAAMPSRQHKARREPRNANQLTQTGGKSLREQARWLDNNHDLVIGILDKMEERVVGSRGIIVEPQPLSITGQIHEELAKQIRSAWAEWSIRPEVTGQFTRPMLERLLVRTWIRDGEVFAQLVKGNQKGLDKQAGIPFWLEALEPDFVPIHLDDTGENIRQGIQLNNWGRPQSYSVYKNLLTAGQQMGNLKSILAENMLHIKYVRRLHQVRGVSLFSGILMRLSSLKDYEDAELTAARIAASLGMYIKKGDASLYDADEDKEDRNIIIEPGIIYDDLLPGEEVGMIKSDRPNPNLENFRNGQLRAVAAGSRGSYSSIARDYNGTYSAQRQELVESFEGYYILQDTFCGSISRPVYRQWLQMAIASRVIILPPDVDLNSLYNATYNGPVMPWIDPLKESNAWKAQIRGGAATESDWVRARGGNPAEVKRRRKAEIDENERLGLKFDTDPANDKGNDNADEKHTSHATKKQHDDE, translated from the coding sequence ATGAATTTTCTTGATAAAGCCATATCGGTGATTTCACCAGGATGGGCCAGTAGTCGCTTGCGCTCACGAAACCAAATCCTCGCTTATGAAGCCGCAATGCCATCACGGCAACATAAAGCAAGGCGAGAGCCCCGCAATGCCAATCAATTAACGCAAACTGGGGGGAAATCATTGCGCGAGCAGGCGCGGTGGTTAGATAACAACCATGATCTTGTGATTGGTATCCTCGATAAAATGGAAGAGCGGGTTGTTGGTAGTAGGGGGATCATCGTTGAACCTCAGCCACTATCAATAACAGGGCAAATCCATGAAGAACTAGCCAAACAAATAAGGTCCGCTTGGGCTGAATGGTCAATTCGTCCAGAAGTGACAGGGCAATTTACGCGTCCAATGCTTGAGCGTCTCTTGGTTCGAACATGGATACGCGATGGGGAGGTCTTTGCTCAATTAGTCAAAGGAAACCAAAAGGGGTTGGATAAACAAGCGGGGATTCCGTTTTGGTTGGAAGCACTTGAACCTGACTTTGTTCCTATTCATCTTGATGATACAGGGGAAAATATCCGACAGGGGATCCAATTAAATAACTGGGGTCGCCCACAATCCTATTCTGTTTACAAAAACCTGTTAACCGCAGGACAGCAAATGGGAAATCTCAAATCCATCCTCGCTGAAAACATGCTGCATATAAAATATGTACGGCGGTTACATCAGGTGCGTGGTGTCAGTTTATTTTCAGGTATCTTAATGCGCCTAAGCTCTTTGAAGGATTATGAGGACGCAGAGCTTACAGCGGCAAGGATTGCAGCTTCATTAGGGATGTACATTAAAAAAGGTGATGCCAGTTTATATGATGCCGATGAAGATAAAGAAGACCGAAATATCATCATTGAGCCGGGCATAATCTACGATGACTTATTGCCCGGTGAAGAAGTTGGCATGATCAAATCTGATAGGCCAAACCCAAACCTTGAAAACTTTCGGAACGGTCAGTTAAGAGCTGTTGCTGCAGGTAGCCGGGGTAGCTATTCCAGTATTGCTCGTGACTACAACGGAACATACAGCGCACAAAGACAAGAACTGGTGGAGTCATTTGAGGGTTATTACATTCTACAAGATACCTTCTGCGGCTCAATTAGTCGGCCTGTTTATCGACAATGGCTACAAATGGCGATTGCATCTAGGGTAATCATCCTTCCGCCTGATGTTGACCTCAACTCACTTTATAACGCCACATACAATGGCCCTGTCATGCCATGGATTGATCCGCTTAAAGAATCAAATGCATGGAAAGCACAAATTCGCGGTGGTGCTGCGACAGAAAGTGATTGGGTTCGCGCTAGAGGTGGTAACCCAGCAGAAGTTAAACGCCGCCGTAAAGCGGAAATTGATGAAAATGAACGACTGGGGCTGAAATTTGATACTGACCCCGCTAACGACAAAGGTAACGACAATGCAGACGAGAAACACACATCTCATGCTACCAAAAAACAGCACGACGATGAGTAA
- a CDS encoding phage terminase large subunit family protein, whose product MTVNYASASTVRKDVASLLKAPRRMPIAQAVKKYMRVPMGEGSSIPWDDSLTPYIIDPMNCLADRRYDSVIFVGPARTGKSLGLIDGWIVYVIVCDPADFLLIQMTEEKAREHSKKRLDRAFRSSREVAKRLSPHRNDNNVHDKTFRAGNYLKIGWPSVNIMSSSDYRFVALTDYDRFPEDVDGEGDAYTLAAKRTTTFMSAGKTLVESSPGREITDSKWRRNTPHEAPPTTGILSLYNRGDRRRWYWPCPHCSEYFLPIRENMVGFNEGDDPAMGSKAARLQCPHCMGIIEPEQKRELNNKGVWLREGQSIDQNGVITGEPRESRIASFWMEGPAAAYQTWEKLVYNLLNAEQEYERTGSEETLKSVINTDWGQPYLPKISQEQRSGDDLKARAEYWDYGTVPDGVRFLVATVDVQGGKKRRFVVQVTGYGARGERWIIDRFDITRSLRYSEDGEARKIDPSSYAEDWNILIPDVLDKTYPLQDREDLEMGVHAMAIDTGGEEGVTDNAYQFWRKCKKDGLARRVYLFKGDGKAKSKLITKSYPDNTERSDRRARARGDVPIYLLQTNELKDRISAHLGRETVGNNYIHFPDWLEDSFYDELTYEERDSSGKWSKPGKGANEAFDLMVYAHALVILLGYEKIKWENPPRWAQLPDISEVKLSPPASNQPPPKSTPIQTQTETQETKPSVSSAWTPVSSTSGGWV is encoded by the coding sequence ATGACAGTAAATTACGCTTCAGCATCAACGGTAAGAAAGGATGTCGCATCATTATTAAAAGCGCCCCGCAGAATGCCAATTGCTCAGGCTGTAAAAAAATATATGCGTGTTCCCATGGGTGAAGGTTCTTCAATTCCGTGGGATGACTCATTAACACCTTATATTATTGACCCCATGAATTGCCTTGCAGATCGTCGCTATGACTCAGTGATATTTGTTGGCCCGGCTCGAACGGGAAAATCATTGGGGTTGATTGATGGCTGGATAGTCTATGTCATTGTCTGCGACCCTGCAGATTTTCTTCTCATCCAAATGACGGAAGAAAAGGCGAGGGAGCACTCTAAAAAACGACTAGATAGAGCCTTTCGTTCAAGTCGAGAAGTGGCCAAAAGACTAAGTCCCCACCGCAATGATAATAACGTTCATGACAAAACATTCAGGGCAGGGAATTATTTAAAAATTGGCTGGCCATCCGTCAATATTATGTCCTCTTCGGATTATCGGTTTGTTGCATTAACGGATTATGACCGATTTCCTGAAGATGTAGACGGAGAGGGCGATGCCTACACACTAGCCGCAAAGCGTACAACGACATTTATGTCCGCAGGCAAAACACTTGTTGAAAGCTCTCCTGGTCGAGAAATAACAGACAGTAAATGGCGACGAAATACACCTCATGAGGCACCACCTACAACGGGGATTTTGTCACTTTATAATCGGGGTGATCGCCGCCGCTGGTATTGGCCATGTCCGCATTGTTCGGAATATTTCTTGCCTATTCGAGAAAATATGGTGGGGTTTAATGAGGGCGATGACCCAGCAATGGGCAGCAAAGCCGCTCGATTACAGTGTCCACACTGCATGGGAATAATCGAACCAGAACAGAAAAGAGAGCTAAACAATAAAGGTGTTTGGCTTAGAGAGGGGCAGTCTATTGACCAAAATGGCGTTATAACAGGTGAGCCAAGAGAGTCACGCATTGCTTCATTTTGGATGGAAGGTCCAGCCGCGGCTTATCAAACATGGGAAAAGTTAGTTTATAACTTACTCAACGCGGAACAGGAATACGAGCGAACAGGGAGTGAGGAAACGTTAAAATCAGTCATTAACACTGACTGGGGGCAACCGTATTTACCGAAAATCAGCCAAGAACAGCGAAGCGGCGATGATCTCAAGGCTCGTGCTGAGTATTGGGATTATGGAACGGTACCCGATGGTGTTCGCTTCCTCGTTGCAACCGTTGACGTGCAGGGTGGTAAAAAACGGCGATTTGTCGTTCAAGTTACAGGTTATGGCGCCAGAGGTGAACGTTGGATAATAGACCGTTTCGACATCACTCGCTCTTTACGTTATAGCGAAGATGGTGAGGCTAGAAAAATAGACCCATCTTCTTATGCGGAAGATTGGAATATATTAATTCCTGATGTACTTGATAAAACCTACCCACTTCAAGATCGTGAAGATTTAGAAATGGGAGTCCACGCTATGGCGATAGATACCGGTGGTGAGGAAGGGGTAACGGATAACGCTTATCAATTTTGGCGTAAATGCAAAAAAGACGGCCTAGCGCGTCGTGTCTATCTGTTTAAAGGGGATGGTAAAGCCAAAAGTAAACTGATCACCAAATCATACCCTGATAATACGGAACGTTCAGACCGCCGTGCAAGAGCGCGTGGTGATGTGCCTATTTATTTGTTGCAGACAAATGAATTAAAAGACCGTATTTCTGCACATTTGGGGCGGGAAACGGTGGGTAATAACTACATCCATTTTCCTGATTGGCTTGAGGATTCTTTCTACGATGAATTGACGTATGAAGAGCGCGATAGCAGCGGAAAATGGTCAAAGCCGGGCAAAGGGGCTAACGAAGCTTTTGACTTGATGGTCTATGCACATGCGTTAGTTATTTTACTCGGTTACGAAAAAATCAAATGGGAGAACCCGCCTAGGTGGGCTCAGTTGCCGGATATCAGCGAAGTTAAACTATCGCCTCCGGCTTCTAATCAACCTCCTCCAAAATCAACACCAATTCAAACTCAAACAGAAACGCAAGAAACCAAGCCTAGCGTAAGTTCGGCATGGACTCCTGTGTCTTCAACATCTGGGGGATGGGTATGA
- a CDS encoding DUF1441 family protein gives MSNISNLGDAYNWSVAKIAEAFGLNRGTVKKRLLDANTPIANMVRGNPVYALRDIGPILFGADPDANTNSLQDPSLMPPKDRKDWFQSENERIKLETTLKQLVPVADVHLEMAVLVKAITQVLDTWPDKLERDKGWNAEQLTEVQIIVDELRDILASRVMDAEDFDE, from the coding sequence ATGTCCAACATCAGCAATCTGGGGGACGCCTACAACTGGAGCGTGGCTAAGATTGCTGAAGCATTCGGCTTGAATCGCGGAACAGTTAAAAAGCGATTGCTCGATGCAAACACCCCGATAGCAAATATGGTTCGGGGGAATCCCGTTTACGCTTTACGAGATATTGGCCCGATACTTTTCGGCGCTGACCCTGATGCCAATACGAACAGTCTGCAAGATCCATCATTAATGCCACCCAAAGATAGGAAGGATTGGTTTCAGTCTGAAAATGAACGGATAAAACTAGAAACCACACTTAAACAATTGGTTCCTGTTGCCGATGTGCATTTGGAAATGGCGGTATTAGTTAAAGCAATAACCCAAGTTTTAGATACATGGCCCGATAAATTAGAGCGAGATAAGGGCTGGAATGCAGAACAGCTCACAGAGGTGCAAATCATTGTTGATGAATTACGGGATATTCTCGCTTCTCGCGTGATGGATGCGGAGGATTTTGACGAATGA
- a CDS encoding lysozyme: MPKIPNKIKKAAAGGLIALTVSMIAYFEGMETKPYKDVVNVTTVCFGHTGADIIPTKTYTESECLALLEKDLSKVRKGVDPLIKVDIDDNTRAAIYSFAYNVGTGAFARSTMLKKLNAGDIAGACNELKRWTYAGGREWKGLITRREIENTVCLGKFESAYSSSFSGTPSLFQLAYMHSETTPAVALTR, encoded by the coding sequence ATGCCAAAGATACCAAATAAAATCAAAAAGGCTGCCGCTGGTGGCTTAATTGCTTTGACTGTAAGCATGATTGCTTATTTTGAGGGGATGGAAACTAAACCGTATAAAGATGTCGTGAATGTCACCACGGTTTGTTTTGGGCACACGGGTGCTGACATTATCCCCACCAAAACCTATACAGAATCCGAATGTTTAGCTTTGCTTGAAAAAGACCTCAGCAAAGTCAGAAAGGGCGTAGACCCTCTAATTAAAGTCGATATTGACGATAACACCCGAGCCGCTATTTATTCCTTTGCTTACAACGTGGGCACAGGTGCTTTTGCGCGTTCTACGATGCTGAAGAAATTGAATGCAGGTGATATTGCTGGCGCTTGCAACGAGTTAAAACGCTGGACTTATGCAGGGGGTAGAGAGTGGAAAGGCCTGATAACACGCAGAGAGATAGAAAATACAGTATGCCTTGGAAAGTTCGAATCGGCTTATTCTTCTTCTTTCTCGGGTACGCCTTCTTTATTTCAACTGGCGTATATGCACTCAGAGACGACACCTGCGGTGGCACTGACAAGGTAA
- a CDS encoding class II holin family protein yields MRMDKLTTGASYAASTGSTFYWLKQLLDGFSSEQWAAIGVLGSLLLGVATFLTNLYFKRKEDKRKEAAHAKDTK; encoded by the coding sequence ATGCGTATGGATAAATTAACAACTGGCGCCTCCTATGCTGCCTCTACGGGTTCAACATTCTATTGGCTAAAACAATTGTTAGATGGTTTCTCATCTGAGCAGTGGGCAGCGATTGGGGTGTTGGGAAGCCTACTTTTAGGTGTAGCTACATTTTTGACAAATTTATATTTCAAACGAAAAGAAGATAAACGCAAAGAGGCGGCTCATGCCAAAGATACCAAATAA
- a CDS encoding DNA-methyltransferase — MKNTVTLNSINLINDDSLRYIKTLPDNCIDLIATDPPYFQVKSCSWDNQWENVTAYLSWLDEMLAEFWRVLKPNGSLYMFCGSKLAADTEILVRERFNVLNHIIWAKPSGPWRRACKADLRSFFPSTERIIFAEHYQSPYKGKSSEYLQQCRELKENVLKPLIEYFKQARDLLGITAKEIHKDTGKQMASHWFGYSQWQLPSEPDYLKLQELFKRVAEEKLSHNPLDRKHADLASEQITLRREYHELAAQYQLLRRPFYVTVDVPYTDVWTYPPVQYYPGKHPCEKPAAMMEHIINSSSREGDVVADFFMGSGATVKAALKLNRRVIGVELETDRFEQTKLEIEQNTERQKL, encoded by the coding sequence ATGAAAAACACTGTAACTTTAAACAGTATAAATTTAATCAATGATGACTCACTCCGCTATATAAAGACACTTCCAGATAATTGTATTGACCTAATCGCAACCGACCCGCCATATTTTCAAGTTAAAAGCTGTAGCTGGGATAATCAGTGGGAAAATGTTACTGCATACTTATCTTGGCTTGATGAAATGCTGGCGGAGTTTTGGCGAGTTCTGAAGCCAAATGGTAGCTTATATATGTTTTGTGGTTCAAAGCTGGCTGCAGATACTGAAATATTAGTTCGTGAGCGGTTCAATGTTTTAAATCATATCATTTGGGCTAAACCGTCAGGACCATGGCGAAGAGCGTGTAAAGCTGATCTGCGTAGTTTTTTCCCAAGTACAGAGCGCATTATATTTGCAGAACATTACCAAAGCCCTTACAAAGGGAAAAGTAGTGAATATCTGCAACAATGCCGTGAACTTAAAGAAAATGTGCTTAAGCCGTTGATTGAGTATTTCAAGCAAGCCCGTGATTTGTTAGGGATAACAGCAAAAGAAATCCACAAAGATACGGGTAAGCAAATGGCTTCGCATTGGTTTGGTTATAGCCAGTGGCAGCTACCAAGTGAACCGGATTATTTGAAGCTTCAAGAATTGTTTAAGCGCGTTGCTGAGGAAAAGTTAAGCCATAACCCGTTAGATCGTAAACATGCTGATCTAGCGAGTGAACAAATCACGTTAAGGCGTGAATATCATGAATTAGCAGCGCAATACCAATTATTACGGCGTCCTTTCTACGTGACTGTTGATGTTCCTTATACTGATGTGTGGACATATCCTCCAGTGCAGTATTACCCCGGCAAACATCCATGTGAAAAGCCTGCAGCGATGATGGAACACATTATCAATAGTAGTAGCCGTGAAGGCGATGTAGTGGCTGATTTCTTTATGGGATCTGGGGCAACAGTAAAAGCAGCATTAAAACTTAATCGTCGTGTTATTGGTGTTGAGCTAGAAACAGACCGTTTCGAACAAACCAAGTTAGAAATAGAGCAGAATACTGAGCGACAAAAGCTGTAG
- a CDS encoding TrmB family transcriptional regulator, which produces MLKHVHMTEKARLVFNAVTDVPATAGEVSQDAKLTDSCCQLILTQLVMAGLIKENIKERTYQSIQL; this is translated from the coding sequence ATGTTAAAACATGTACATATGACAGAAAAAGCAAGACTTGTTTTTAATGCGGTTACTGATGTGCCAGCCACAGCAGGTGAGGTTTCGCAGGATGCTAAGTTAACAGATTCATGCTGCCAACTAATACTGACACAACTTGTCATGGCTGGGTTAATCAAAGAAAACATCAAAGAAAGAACATATCAAAGCATTCAACTGTGA
- a CDS encoding bacteriophage antitermination protein Q has translation MNHQYLEYLRANVTLALANINGGTKGQLDAFQGAALVRTSRFKRNRMRDSTGAMRESDPVKCTETRISKSPMPPILETTFCLSSWRRAVNKLDEAHKAWLLYCYAYDLDYNHQVEICNYVWEQFKPSLSGKRITKKVTARLMQLVWLAVQDTASRFGEILTLDKYTDTALAKLVGVSKSTWSEIYRDHWTMLISIVERIDREVLLSVSNIRNESRSCNLTS, from the coding sequence ATGAATCATCAATATTTAGAGTATCTTCGAGCAAATGTGACCTTAGCATTAGCCAATATTAACGGAGGAACTAAAGGGCAATTAGATGCGTTTCAAGGTGCAGCATTAGTAAGAACTAGTAGATTCAAAAGAAATAGAATGCGTGATAGTACAGGGGCAATGCGTGAATCGGATCCTGTTAAATGTACTGAAACACGAATAAGTAAATCACCGATGCCTCCGATACTGGAAACAACATTTTGTCTTAGTTCATGGCGTCGTGCAGTTAATAAGTTAGATGAAGCTCATAAGGCATGGCTGTTGTACTGTTATGCATATGATTTGGATTATAACCATCAAGTAGAAATATGTAATTACGTGTGGGAGCAGTTTAAACCCTCACTATCAGGGAAACGGATCACTAAAAAGGTAACGGCCAGATTAATGCAATTGGTATGGTTAGCAGTACAAGATACCGCTTCAAGGTTTGGGGAAATACTAACACTTGATAAATATACAGATACAGCGTTAGCAAAATTAGTCGGTGTCAGTAAGTCAACATGGTCAGAGATATATCGGGATCATTGGACTATGTTAATTTCTATTGTAGAACGAATAGATCGCGAGGTTTTGTTGTCGGTTTCAAATATTAGAAATGAGTCACGTTCTTGCAATTTAACATCATAA